The sequence CAAATGCGCACTTTCCTTGATCAAACCGGTGGGCTGTGGGCCTCCGGCGCACTATACGGCAAAGTCGGCAGCGTATTCTCCTCCACCGGGACCGGGGGCGGGCAAGAGCACACCATCACCTCAACCTGGACCACATTAGCGCATCACGGGCTGATTATTGTCCCGATTGGTTATGGTGCCAAAGAACTCTTCGATGTGTCGCAAACTCGTGGGGGAACCCCTTATGGCGCGACAACCATTGCAGGCGGTGATGGTTCCCGCCTGCCAAGCGCTGAAGAACTCGCTATCGCGCGGTTCCAGGGTGAGCATGTTGCAAAGATTACCGCGAAATTAGTCAGTTAAGCGTAAGAAAAAAAGCACCGCGCGATGGCGGTGCTCAATCTCTTTTATCTTCAATATCAAACTTCTAGCAGGCCTTGCGCCAGATAATGATTCATATCTGCCACCCCCGGTAAGGTAAAGAAATACCCTCCACCAATGGGTTTTACATATTCTTCCAGCGCTTCTCCATTCAGCCGTTTTTGTACCGCTAAAAAGGCTTTTTCCAAATCAGACTGGTAGCACACAAATAATAGCCCCATATCCAATTGCCCGGAATTAGATACACCCAGTGAATAACTGTAGCCACGGCGCAGCATCAAGTTATTCTGAGTTTCAGCCGTGCGCGGATTTGCGAGCCGAATGTGTGCATCCATAGGAATCACTTTACCATCAGGGTCTTTGGTGTAATCCGGTTCGTCATGCTCATGCACCATGCCCAAAGGCGCGCCACTGTGTTTATCACGACCAAAAATAGTTTGCTGCTCTTGCAATGGAGTGCGATCCCAGAATTCCACTTTGAAACGGATAATCCGTGCTGCCTGATAACTCCCCCCGACTGCCCACGCGGGTTCCCCAGCATTCTCCTGAACCCATACTACCTTATTAATCAGTGGGTTATCGCTGGTTTTCGGGTTGGCTGTTCCATCTTTAAAGCCCAATAAATTGATGGGTGTTTCCCTACCCTTGCTCCGAGCAGCATGAGCCGAAATAAACCCTTCGCGCTTCCAGCGGACACTGAGAAGATCCGGCGAGTGTTTGATAATATCGCGCAGCGCATGAATCACAGTTTCATTGGTATTAGCACAAATTTGCAGTAACAAATCACCATGACACAGCCCTGCATCCAGTGAATCATTAGGGAAACGCGTCATTTTCTGCAGTCGTAGAGGTTTTTGCCCTTGCAAACCAAAACGCTCATCAAACAGTGAGTCACCGACAGAAACCGTGATGGTCAGATTATCGGGATAAATTTCTGGCCCCATAATGCCCGAATCCAATGGTGGCAACTTCGCATTAACCGAAGGTGCATGCCCGCCAGTGGTCAGAAAAGCAATTCGCTCGGTTAGTAACTTGAATAACCGGGTTAATGCAACTTTATCCGTGGCCAAGACATCAAATGCCACCAGCATCATCGCCGCTTGCTGTGGGGTTAGCACCCCTGATTGATGTTGACCATAAAAAGGTTGCTGCTGCCAGCGCTCATCTTGTGCCGGGGCAGCCTCTGGCGCAGGGCAATCGGCTGCTCGGGCTATTTTTGCTCCGCCGAGCGCCAACGCACCACTCATCATGCCCATCCCCAGCAGTAAACGCCGACGGGACGGCAAAGCCGCCCCGTTATCTTGCTGATACGGCCCGTGTTGCGGGCCGGTTTTCTTACTCATTTAAATGCCTCAGTCCAGACCTAATACGCCACGCAGTTGAGCAAGGTCTTCTGCCAGTGCCGTAATGGGCCCTTTCATCGCATTGCGATCAGCATCGGTTAACTTCTCATAGGATTCGTAGCCATCTTTGGTACGGTATTTCGCCAATACGCTATCAACTGTTTTAAAGTTGGCATCAATTTTATCTAACAGCGGCTTATCCGCTTTTTCCAGTAACGGCCGCAACAGGTTAACAATTTTCTGTGCGCCATCGACGTTTGCCTGGAAATCCCATAAATCTGTACGACTGTAGCGGTCTTCTTCACCACTGATTTTACTGGCCGCGACTTCTTCAATTAAACCTGCAGCCCCGCCGACCACTTTGTTCGGTGCGAATGTCAGGCCGGTAATCCGTTTTTGCAGTTCCAGCGTGTCTTGATAGAGCTGGTCAGCAAATTTATCTGCCCCTTTGGTGGTATTGTCACCAAATAGGATTTTCTCTAAACGGTGGAAACCGGTGAATTTTGGGTCAGCCGATTTTTGTTCAAAATCGTCTTCACGGGCATCGATGCTACCGTCCAAATCAGAGAACAATTCAGCAATGGGTTCGATGCGTTCATAATGCTGACGAGTGGGCGCATAGAGTTTGCGGGCTAATGCCAAATCACCTTTTTTCACAGCATCAGTGAAAGCTTTAGTTTGAGTAACTAACTGAGCAACTTCTTGTGTTACATACACTTTATATTCGGCAATGGGGCCAACCAATGCCATGGCATCGGGCTTGGTTGCCGTATCAGAACCTGCCGCTGCGGTGACCGTTAACTTACCTTTCGGGTTACTCAGCAAACCACAAGTCATATCATATTCACCCGGTTCCAGATTGGCCGTCATTTTCTGGGTAAAACCGGGCGCGATATTCTCACGCTCTTCAACCACCATGACCCCTTTTAGGATCTCCCACTCCAACCCTTTTTGGCTGGCATTATGGACAATAAATTGAGTTTTGCCGGCAGGGACGGACAGTGCCATTGGCTCACATTGTTTATCATTGACAGTGATTTTAACCTGAGGAATATCAGCAGCCTGCGCGCTGATGGCGAAAACAGGCAGAGCCAGTAAAGCGGCATGTAAAGCTGTGCGACGGAAGAGCCGGTTAGACATGTGATAAATCCCTGAATTATGAGTTAGTTTTCCGCGCATCCGGTACGGTTGAGGCCGCCGTGGCGCGTGGTGGAAGGAAAAAGAAAATCAATGCCGGAATCAAATAGATAAAGTAGACCGCGACTTCACTGACGGTCGGTGCTTCCTTGTAGCCAAACATGCCCTCGAGGAAAGTCCCTAATAATGAGTGAGTGGAGAGCACATTGGTCAAATCAAAAGCAATGTCTTGGAAATGATTCCACAAACCGGCTTCATGGAAGGCTCTTATTGCACCAGCGGCAAGTCCTGCGGCAACAAATAGAATAAACAGACTGGTCCA comes from Yersinia canariae and encodes:
- the efeO gene encoding iron uptake system protein EfeO — encoded protein: MSNRLFRRTALHAALLALPVFAISAQAADIPQVKITVNDKQCEPMALSVPAGKTQFIVHNASQKGLEWEILKGVMVVEERENIAPGFTQKMTANLEPGEYDMTCGLLSNPKGKLTVTAAAGSDTATKPDAMALVGPIAEYKVYVTQEVAQLVTQTKAFTDAVKKGDLALARKLYAPTRQHYERIEPIAELFSDLDGSIDAREDDFEQKSADPKFTGFHRLEKILFGDNTTKGADKFADQLYQDTLELQKRITGLTFAPNKVVGGAAGLIEEVAASKISGEEDRYSRTDLWDFQANVDGAQKIVNLLRPLLEKADKPLLDKIDANFKTVDSVLAKYRTKDGYESYEKLTDADRNAMKGPITALAEDLAQLRGVLGLD
- the wrbA gene encoding NAD(P)H:quinone oxidoreductase; this translates as MAKILVLYYSMYGHIETLAGAIAEGAQKVSGVEVTVKRVPETMPADAFAKAGGKTDQKAPVATPQELADYDGIIFGTPTRFGNMAGQMRTFLDQTGGLWASGALYGKVGSVFSSTGTGGGQEHTITSTWTTLAHHGLIIVPIGYGAKELFDVSQTRGGTPYGATTIAGGDGSRLPSAEELAIARFQGEHVAKITAKLVS
- the efeB gene encoding iron uptake transporter deferrochelatase/peroxidase subunit, yielding MSKKTGPQHGPYQQDNGAALPSRRRLLLGMGMMSGALALGGAKIARAADCPAPEAAPAQDERWQQQPFYGQHQSGVLTPQQAAMMLVAFDVLATDKVALTRLFKLLTERIAFLTTGGHAPSVNAKLPPLDSGIMGPEIYPDNLTITVSVGDSLFDERFGLQGQKPLRLQKMTRFPNDSLDAGLCHGDLLLQICANTNETVIHALRDIIKHSPDLLSVRWKREGFISAHAARSKGRETPINLLGFKDGTANPKTSDNPLINKVVWVQENAGEPAWAVGGSYQAARIIRFKVEFWDRTPLQEQQTIFGRDKHSGAPLGMVHEHDEPDYTKDPDGKVIPMDAHIRLANPRTAETQNNLMLRRGYSYSLGVSNSGQLDMGLLFVCYQSDLEKAFLAVQKRLNGEALEEYVKPIGGGYFFTLPGVADMNHYLAQGLLEV